The following are encoded together in the uncultured Sphaerochaeta sp. genome:
- a CDS encoding HD domain-containing protein produces MTTFVTGFSVDLLPLSRYCLVMQQFPIPSVIQRFSQQFKQAGFSLYIVGGAVRDHLLSIENEDFDFTTDAKPEEVMRLFKAVIPTGIDHGTVTVRYEKHSFEVTTFRSEGSYQDGRHPSSVTFITNLEEDLKRRDFTINAFAVDLNDSKIIDLCGGKEDLKHRIIRAIGIPEERFEEDGLRILRACRFAGKLNFIIEEDTLKAMHTCRENLRKVSSERIREELFRLVLSNHPEVGLNYLRECGILPIILPELAAGDQIDQRGMHHEDVLSHAISTCQASVALSDRLEVRLAALFHDIGKSEVMEEGKERNTFYNHDLVGEKLTITILKRLKASNEQIRLVSLLVRHHMFSYQSNWSDSAVRRFLTRVGKEHVGMLFSLRIADQIAIHGKADIRLLEELGERIKGILDAQDALSIKDLAVNGNDLMKAGIPKGKQLGRTLEYLLETVLDDPRQNTKEQLLEIARHYQSLSTFTS; encoded by the coding sequence ATGACAACCTTTGTGACTGGTTTTTCCGTTGACCTTCTTCCGTTGTCGCGATACTGTCTTGTTATGCAGCAATTCCCGATTCCATCTGTGATCCAGAGGTTCTCACAACAGTTCAAGCAAGCGGGTTTCAGCCTCTATATTGTAGGGGGTGCCGTTCGTGACCATCTGTTGAGTATCGAGAACGAGGACTTCGATTTTACCACTGATGCAAAACCAGAGGAGGTCATGCGTCTCTTCAAGGCTGTCATCCCCACTGGTATTGACCATGGCACCGTTACGGTGCGTTACGAGAAACACAGCTTCGAGGTAACCACCTTTCGCAGTGAAGGCTCCTATCAGGACGGAAGGCACCCCAGCAGTGTGACCTTTATCACAAATCTTGAAGAGGACCTGAAACGACGAGACTTTACCATCAATGCCTTTGCGGTTGACTTGAATGATAGCAAGATCATCGATCTTTGTGGTGGAAAGGAAGATCTGAAACACAGGATTATCAGAGCAATAGGAATACCTGAAGAACGATTTGAGGAAGATGGCCTGAGAATACTGAGAGCATGCCGCTTTGCAGGCAAGCTCAATTTCATTATTGAAGAAGATACACTCAAAGCCATGCACACCTGCAGGGAGAATCTTCGCAAAGTAAGTAGCGAACGCATACGTGAAGAGCTCTTTAGGCTAGTTCTCTCCAATCATCCTGAGGTGGGACTCAACTACCTGAGGGAGTGTGGCATATTACCGATTATCCTTCCCGAGCTTGCAGCAGGAGACCAGATTGACCAGAGAGGTATGCATCATGAGGATGTGCTCTCTCATGCCATCAGTACCTGTCAAGCTTCCGTAGCCCTCTCAGACCGTCTTGAGGTACGCCTTGCTGCACTGTTCCACGATATTGGCAAGAGTGAGGTGATGGAAGAAGGAAAAGAACGCAACACCTTCTACAACCATGATCTAGTTGGGGAGAAACTCACCATCACGATCCTGAAAAGACTGAAAGCAAGCAATGAGCAGATCCGACTTGTCAGCCTTTTGGTCCGCCATCATATGTTCAGTTACCAGAGCAACTGGAGTGACAGCGCTGTCAGGCGTTTTCTCACCCGCGTAGGCAAGGAACATGTGGGAATGCTCTTCAGCCTTAGGATAGCTGACCAGATAGCTATCCACGGGAAGGCAGATATCAGATTGCTCGAAGAATTGGGAGAGCGGATCAAGGGTATCCTTGATGCCCAGGATGCCTTGTCCATCAAGGACTTGGCAGTGAATGGCAATGATTTGATGAAGGCGGGAATTCCTAAGGGTAAACAACTTGGGAGAACTCTTGAATACCTGTTGGAAACAGTACTTGATGACCCTAGACAGAATACGAAAGAGCAACTATTGGAGATAGCAAGACACTATCAGTCCTTGTCTACTTTCACCAGCTGA